In Propionimicrobium sp. PCR01-08-3, one DNA window encodes the following:
- a CDS encoding FAD-binding and (Fe-S)-binding domain-containing protein — protein MSVISSRTHLTEAPQKYVDELAAALGDGVEVTTRALDRFAVAVDASHYLSTPQALARPRTAGQVGMAMAIAVRAGWPLSLRGGGTSLSGQSFSTGLTVDVRRHFRDMEVLDHGARVRVQPGLTVRQVNARLAKYHTKLGPDPASEIACTIGGMIANNSSGMTCGTTANTYRTLESMVIVLPSGTVIDTASPRANEILALQEPQLFEVLGQLHDQLGRPEMRTDLQRRYAMKNTMGYGLNSFIDFEEPVKILEHLMIGSEGTLGFVAEATLRTVPIHSKTATGFLLFNSLDAATQALPTIVDSGADVVELIDSAAILAMGEEAAPVLPKSFQVGSEAILLVEYQGDSDDELAERSAVGKDRFSSFDLYAAPELTQDAGRREQMWSLRKGLYTKVARNRPKGTAALLEDIAVPIMDLGKVCSDLQMLFDKHNYEGGVIFGHAKDGNIHFLVTEDFDGPVSMKRYEEFTEDMVSLVLAKQGTLKAEHGTGRIMAPFVHRQYGDELYDAMWQVKKACDPAHVLNPDAVLTEDPKLHLSNIKHTAPVRPILDDCVECGYCEPVCPSQHLTTTPRQRIVIQRAIAHAEDEHDEALVAELKRDERYSVIDTCAVDGMCQTACPVQINTGQLIRDLRAELAPTWLDATWHGAAKVWGPFLRVASAGMTVVDHVPNAPVRAVTGAIRKVVGEDVMYTLSDDLPGGGPARHPHHAPHPQIVFMPACVGTMFGTGASCGKGSSDAFRRLCELAGIRVEIPDEIESLCCATPWKSKGMKRGGNLMGERLATALGKASNNWELPIVCDAASCTEGMAVALEHQGVTNAKIVDAVQFTAEHIAPKLPQLPKEHLAVLHPTCSSTHLGLNDALIMLAGLVADEVMVPNSWRCCAFAGDRGMLHPELTATSTKDEAAEAKAANADLYISLNRTCEIGMTRATGKTYTHVLEELANRAAPTRV, from the coding sequence ATGTCTGTCATCAGTTCACGAACACACTTGACCGAAGCACCCCAAAAGTACGTTGACGAGCTCGCCGCCGCACTCGGCGATGGCGTCGAAGTCACCACCCGGGCACTCGATCGCTTCGCCGTCGCGGTCGACGCCTCGCACTACCTGTCCACACCTCAGGCTTTGGCCCGGCCACGCACCGCGGGCCAGGTCGGCATGGCCATGGCGATCGCCGTGCGCGCCGGCTGGCCGCTCAGCCTGCGCGGAGGCGGCACCAGTCTGTCGGGTCAGTCCTTCTCCACCGGGCTCACCGTCGATGTGCGCCGGCACTTCCGCGACATGGAGGTGCTCGACCACGGGGCGCGGGTGCGCGTCCAACCCGGATTGACGGTCCGCCAGGTCAACGCGCGCCTCGCCAAATACCACACCAAACTCGGTCCTGATCCGGCCAGCGAGATCGCCTGCACGATCGGCGGCATGATCGCCAACAACTCGTCCGGCATGACCTGCGGCACCACCGCCAATACCTATCGGACCCTCGAATCCATGGTGATCGTGCTGCCCTCGGGCACCGTCATCGACACTGCGAGTCCACGCGCAAACGAGATCCTCGCCCTTCAAGAGCCACAGCTCTTCGAGGTACTGGGGCAGCTTCATGATCAGCTCGGGCGTCCCGAAATGCGCACCGATTTGCAGCGCCGCTACGCGATGAAGAACACCATGGGCTATGGCCTCAACTCGTTCATCGACTTCGAGGAACCGGTGAAGATCCTCGAGCACCTGATGATCGGCAGCGAGGGGACGCTCGGATTCGTCGCCGAAGCCACGCTCAGAACGGTGCCGATTCATTCGAAGACCGCGACAGGCTTCTTGCTGTTCAATTCGTTGGACGCCGCCACGCAGGCCCTGCCGACCATCGTCGACAGCGGAGCCGATGTGGTCGAGCTGATTGATTCGGCAGCCATCCTCGCGATGGGCGAAGAAGCCGCTCCGGTGCTTCCGAAGAGTTTCCAGGTCGGCTCCGAAGCCATCCTGCTGGTCGAATACCAGGGCGATTCGGACGACGAGCTCGCCGAGCGATCGGCCGTCGGCAAGGACAGGTTCTCCTCCTTCGATCTGTACGCGGCACCGGAACTCACTCAGGACGCCGGACGCCGCGAGCAGATGTGGTCGCTGCGCAAGGGTCTCTACACCAAGGTGGCGCGCAATCGTCCGAAGGGCACCGCCGCGCTGCTCGAAGACATTGCCGTGCCGATCATGGATCTGGGCAAGGTCTGCAGCGACCTGCAGATGCTCTTCGACAAGCACAATTACGAAGGCGGCGTGATCTTCGGCCACGCCAAGGACGGCAACATCCACTTCCTGGTCACCGAGGACTTCGACGGCCCGGTCTCCATGAAGCGCTACGAAGAGTTCACCGAGGACATGGTCTCACTGGTGCTCGCCAAGCAGGGCACGCTGAAGGCCGAGCACGGCACCGGACGCATCATGGCCCCGTTCGTGCACCGGCAATACGGTGACGAACTCTACGACGCGATGTGGCAGGTCAAGAAGGCGTGCGACCCGGCACACGTCCTCAATCCGGACGCAGTTCTCACCGAGGACCCGAAGCTGCATCTGTCGAACATCAAGCACACCGCTCCGGTTCGTCCGATTCTCGACGATTGCGTGGAATGCGGATACTGCGAGCCGGTGTGCCCCAGCCAGCATCTCACCACCACCCCACGTCAGCGGATCGTCATTCAGCGGGCCATCGCGCACGCCGAAGACGAGCATGACGAGGCCCTGGTCGCCGAGCTGAAGCGTGATGAACGCTATTCGGTGATCGACACCTGCGCGGTCGACGGCATGTGCCAGACGGCCTGCCCGGTGCAGATCAACACCGGCCAACTGATCCGTGATCTCAGGGCAGAGCTTGCACCGACCTGGCTGGACGCCACGTGGCACGGTGCCGCCAAGGTCTGGGGTCCGTTCTTGAGGGTCGCGTCTGCGGGCATGACGGTGGTCGATCATGTGCCGAATGCACCGGTGCGGGCGGTTACCGGGGCCATTCGCAAGGTGGTCGGCGAAGACGTCATGTACACGCTTTCGGACGACCTGCCGGGCGGCGGCCCTGCCAGGCACCCGCATCATGCACCGCATCCGCAGATCGTGTTCATGCCTGCCTGCGTGGGCACCATGTTCGGCACCGGTGCGAGCTGCGGCAAGGGATCGTCGGACGCCTTCCGGCGGCTGTGTGAGCTGGCCGGTATCCGGGTCGAGATCCCCGACGAGATCGAATCGCTGTGCTGCGCCACCCCATGGAAGTCGAAAGGCATGAAACGCGGCGGCAACCTGATGGGCGAGCGGTTGGCCACGGCGTTGGGCAAGGCCAGTAACAACTGGGAGTTGCCGATCGTCTGCGACGCAGCCTCCTGCACGGAGGGCATGGCGGTCGCGCTGGAGCATCAGGGCGTGACCAACGCGAAGATCGTCGACGCCGTCCAGTTCACGGCCGAACACATTGCGCCCAAGCTGCCGCAGTTACCCAAGGAGCATCTGGCGGTGCTGCATCCGACCTGCTCCAGCACTCACCTGGGTCTCAACGACGCGCTGATCATGCTGGCCGGGCTGGTTGCCGACGAGGTCATGGTGCCGAACAGCTGGCGATGCTGTGCTTTCGCCGGCGACCGTGGCATGCTGCACCCCGAGCTGACGGCCACCTCGACCAAGGACGAGGCGGCGGAGGCGAAGGCCGCGAACGCCGACCTCTATATCTCGCTCAACCGCACCTGCGAGATCGGGATGACCAGGGCAACCGGCAAGACCTACACGCACGTGCTGGAGGAGCTCGCGAATCGGGCCGCCCCGACGCGGGTCTGA
- a CDS encoding FadR/GntR family transcriptional regulator, whose protein sequence is MKAYEVVRQQLERQILTGELSVGSLLPAEREMATEFGVSRAAVREALRAMSAQGLITSHVGAGPNSGTRITAQNGPALGHLLQLHVALSQFPIDDVVEARIMLERYSAKLAADNATPEKLTGLDQLLTKMEAEFMELEEFNELDTQYHIAISQLADNQLITTLTTAVRQALALPIRKASQNLPDYQSFRRDLNKQHRRVFCAIAENDREGAAKLIEEHIRTAYAILPMGGSGD, encoded by the coding sequence GTGAAAGCGTACGAAGTAGTCCGTCAGCAACTGGAGCGGCAGATCCTCACCGGAGAGCTGTCCGTCGGCTCGTTGCTTCCTGCCGAGCGGGAGATGGCGACCGAATTCGGGGTCAGCCGGGCAGCGGTCCGGGAGGCGCTGCGGGCGATGTCGGCTCAAGGCCTCATCACTTCTCATGTGGGCGCGGGCCCCAACTCCGGCACCCGCATCACCGCGCAGAATGGCCCGGCACTTGGCCATCTACTTCAATTGCACGTTGCTCTGTCGCAATTCCCCATCGACGACGTGGTCGAGGCCAGAATCATGCTGGAGCGCTACTCCGCCAAGCTCGCCGCCGACAACGCCACCCCCGAGAAGCTCACCGGCCTGGATCAGCTGCTGACCAAGATGGAGGCGGAGTTCATGGAGCTGGAGGAGTTCAATGAACTCGACACCCAGTACCACATCGCGATATCTCAACTGGCGGATAATCAACTCATCACCACTCTCACCACCGCGGTAAGGCAAGCCTTGGCTCTACCAATCCGTAAGGCCAGCCAGAATCTTCCCGATTACCAGAGTTTCCGGCGTGACTTGAACAAACAGCACAGAAGGGTGTTCTGCGCCATTGCCGAAAACGACCGTGAAGGTGCCGCTAAGTTGATCGAAGAGCACATCAGAACCGCCTATGCGATCCTGCCGATGGGTGGCAGTGGCGACTGA